One genomic segment of Paraburkholderia caffeinilytica includes these proteins:
- a CDS encoding PDR/VanB family oxidoreductase has product MERTTFSVRVDSVHDEAHGVRSFSVSRLDGQPFDSYEPGAHIDVTGPSGLTRQYSLCGDPDHREAHLFAVKREDASRGGSRSLHEDVTVGCELTIGAPRNLFQLASGASEHILIAAGIGVTPLLSMAYRLLKQNERFVLHYFARSADHAAFLPLLSRAPFSDFVRLHFGVEREQLDAVLSDCVASAREGSHIYTCGPAPFMERVVAIGEKHVAAEAIHLERFAAEPASAAGGEANTLDAFDVRIASSGATVRVDKNTTIVAALASIGIEVDTSCGEGVCGTCMVDVVSGMPEHRDHCLSKAEKASGKVICCCVSRAASPLLVLDL; this is encoded by the coding sequence ATGGAAAGAACCACCTTCAGCGTACGTGTCGACAGCGTGCATGACGAAGCACACGGCGTGCGCTCGTTCAGCGTCTCGCGTCTGGACGGGCAACCGTTCGACAGTTACGAACCCGGCGCGCATATCGACGTCACCGGACCCTCCGGCCTCACGCGCCAATACTCCTTGTGCGGCGACCCGGATCATCGTGAAGCGCACCTGTTTGCCGTCAAACGGGAAGACGCGTCGCGCGGCGGCTCGCGCTCGCTGCATGAGGACGTGACTGTCGGTTGCGAATTGACGATCGGTGCGCCGCGCAATCTGTTTCAACTCGCATCCGGCGCGAGCGAGCACATTCTGATCGCGGCAGGTATCGGCGTCACGCCGCTGTTGAGCATGGCCTATCGCCTGCTCAAGCAGAACGAGCGCTTCGTGCTGCACTATTTCGCACGCAGTGCGGATCATGCGGCGTTCCTGCCCTTGCTGTCGCGCGCACCGTTCAGTGATTTCGTGCGGCTTCATTTCGGCGTCGAGAGAGAACAACTCGATGCAGTGCTGTCCGACTGTGTAGCAAGTGCGCGCGAGGGCTCGCACATCTACACCTGCGGCCCGGCTCCCTTCATGGAGCGCGTGGTGGCGATCGGCGAGAAGCACGTAGCCGCCGAGGCGATTCATCTTGAACGCTTTGCCGCCGAGCCCGCTTCGGCGGCCGGCGGCGAAGCGAACACGCTCGATGCATTCGACGTGCGGATCGCCAGCAGCGGCGCCACCGTCCGCGTCGACAAGAATACGACGATCGTCGCGGCGCTGGCGTCGATCGGGATCGAAGTCGATACGTCGTGCGGCGAAGGGGTATGCGGGACCTGTATGGTCGATGTGGTGAGCGGCATGCCCGAGCATCGCGACCACTGCCTGAGCAAAGCTGAAAAGGCTAGCGGCAAAGTGATCTGCTGTTGCGTCTCGCGCGCGGCATCACCGCTGCTGGTGCTCGATCTTTAG
- the catC gene encoding muconolactone Delta-isomerase: MLFHVEMTVNLPPDMDAERAARLKSDEKAMSQKLQQEGVWRHLWRIAGRYANISVFDVESPAHLHDVLSQLPLFPYMDVEVRALCRHASSIRDDDR, translated from the coding sequence ATGCTGTTTCACGTTGAGATGACCGTCAACCTGCCGCCCGATATGGACGCCGAGCGTGCCGCGCGCCTCAAGTCCGATGAGAAAGCGATGTCGCAGAAGCTGCAACAAGAGGGCGTCTGGCGGCACCTGTGGCGCATTGCCGGGCGCTACGCGAATATCAGCGTGTTCGACGTGGAAAGCCCCGCGCATCTGCATGACGTGCTGAGCCAATTGCCGTTGTTCCCGTATATGGATGTGGAAGTGCGTGCGCTGTGCCGGCATGCGTCGTCGATTCGCGACGACGACCGGTAA
- the catA gene encoding catechol 1,2-dioxygenase: MNKQTIDALLQKINDSATSEGNPRTKQIVNRIVQDLFYTIEDLDVQPAEFWTALNYLGDAGKSGELGLLAAGLGFEHFLDLRMDEAEAKAGIEGGTPRTIEGPLYVAGAPVSDGHARLDDGTDPGQTLVMRGRVFGEDGKPLANALVEVWHANHLGNYSYFDKSQPAFNLRRSIRTDAEGKYSFRSVVPVGYSVPPQGQTQLLLDQLGRHGHRPAHIHFFVSVPGFRKLTTQINIDGDPYLWDDFAFATRDGLVPAVRQAEGAEGKPYGVDGQFALIDFDFTLFKERDNLPGAEVERLRAEA; encoded by the coding sequence ATGAACAAGCAAACCATCGACGCGCTGCTGCAGAAGATCAACGACAGCGCCACAAGCGAAGGCAATCCGCGCACCAAGCAGATCGTCAACCGCATTGTCCAGGATCTGTTCTATACGATCGAAGACCTCGACGTGCAGCCGGCCGAGTTCTGGACCGCGCTGAATTATCTCGGCGACGCGGGCAAGAGCGGCGAGCTCGGACTGTTGGCCGCGGGCCTCGGCTTCGAGCATTTTCTCGATCTGCGGATGGACGAAGCGGAAGCCAAGGCAGGTATCGAAGGCGGCACGCCGCGCACCATCGAAGGACCGTTGTATGTGGCGGGCGCACCCGTGTCCGACGGGCATGCGCGACTCGACGACGGCACCGATCCGGGTCAGACGCTCGTGATGCGCGGTCGCGTGTTCGGCGAAGACGGCAAGCCGCTCGCGAACGCGCTGGTCGAAGTGTGGCACGCGAATCACCTCGGCAACTACTCCTACTTCGACAAGTCGCAGCCGGCCTTCAATCTGCGCCGCTCGATTCGCACGGATGCCGAAGGCAAGTACAGCTTCCGCAGTGTCGTGCCGGTCGGTTACTCGGTGCCGCCGCAAGGGCAGACGCAGTTGTTGCTCGATCAGTTGGGCCGTCATGGGCATCGTCCGGCGCATATCCACTTCTTCGTTTCGGTGCCTGGTTTCCGCAAGCTGACCACGCAGATCAACATCGATGGCGATCCGTATCTGTGGGACGACTTTGCGTTCGCCACGCGCGACGGCCTCGTGCCGGCCGTCAGGCAGGCCGAGGGGGCGGAAGGCAAGCCTTATGGCGTGGACGGTCAGTTCGCGCTGATCGACTTCGACTTCACGCTGTTCAAGGAGCGCGACAACCTGCCGGGCGCCGAAGTGGAACGGCTGCGCGCTGAAGCGTAA
- the catB2 gene encoding muconate cycloisomerase CatB2 gives MIATPVKIESVETILVDVPTIRPHRLSVATMNCQTLVLVRIRSSDGVVGVGEGTTIGGLAYGEESPESIKVNIDTYFAPLLKDMDATRPGAAMAKLRTLFQGNRFAKSAVETALFDAQAQRLGVPLSELFGGRVRDSVDVAWTLASGDTTRDIDEAERVFEAKRHRVFKLKIGSRALADDVAHVVAIQKALAGRGEVRVDVNQAWTESDAIWAGKRFADAGIALIEQPIAAENRAGLKRLTDLAQVPIMADEALHGPADAFAIASARAADVFAVKIAQSGGLTGAAQVAAIALAANIDLYGGTMLEGAVGTIASAQLFSTFGELKWGTELFGPLLLTEEILTEPLRYENFALHLPQGPGLGITLDWDKIDRLRRDTRKGASVTTN, from the coding sequence ATGATAGCAACACCCGTGAAGATCGAGAGCGTGGAGACGATTCTCGTCGACGTACCGACGATTCGTCCGCACCGCCTTTCGGTTGCAACGATGAACTGCCAGACGCTCGTGCTGGTGCGCATCCGCTCTTCCGACGGCGTGGTCGGCGTGGGCGAGGGCACGACCATCGGGGGCCTTGCATACGGCGAGGAGAGTCCGGAAAGCATCAAGGTCAACATCGATACGTATTTCGCGCCGCTGCTCAAAGACATGGACGCAACCCGTCCGGGCGCGGCGATGGCGAAGCTGCGCACGCTGTTTCAGGGCAACCGCTTTGCAAAGTCCGCGGTTGAAACCGCCTTGTTCGATGCCCAGGCGCAGCGTCTCGGCGTGCCCTTGTCGGAGCTGTTCGGCGGCCGGGTGCGCGATTCGGTGGACGTGGCGTGGACCCTCGCAAGCGGCGATACGACCCGCGACATCGACGAAGCCGAGCGGGTATTCGAAGCGAAACGGCATCGCGTGTTCAAGCTGAAGATCGGTTCGCGCGCGCTTGCCGATGACGTCGCGCACGTCGTGGCCATTCAGAAGGCGCTGGCAGGGCGCGGCGAAGTGCGTGTCGACGTGAACCAGGCATGGACCGAATCCGACGCGATCTGGGCCGGCAAGCGCTTCGCCGATGCCGGTATCGCACTGATCGAGCAGCCGATCGCCGCGGAGAACCGCGCGGGCCTCAAACGTCTGACGGATCTCGCTCAGGTGCCGATCATGGCCGACGAGGCATTGCATGGCCCGGCCGACGCCTTCGCCATTGCCAGCGCTCGCGCGGCCGATGTGTTCGCCGTCAAGATCGCGCAATCGGGCGGCCTGACTGGCGCCGCGCAGGTGGCGGCGATCGCGCTCGCCGCGAACATCGACCTGTACGGCGGCACGATGCTCGAAGGCGCGGTGGGCACCATCGCCTCGGCGCAGCTCTTCAGCACCTTCGGCGAACTGAAGTGGGGCACCGAACTGTTCGGGCCGTTGCTGCTGACCGAGGAGATTCTGACTGAACCGCTGCGTTACGAAAACTTTGCTTTGCATCTTCCACAAGGACCCGGTCTCGGCATCACGCTCGACTGGGACAAGATCGACCGCTTGCGGCGCGATACGCGCAAGGGCGCAAGCGTCACCACGAACTGA
- a CDS encoding LysR family transcriptional regulator: protein MELRQLRYFIAVAEEMNITRAATRLHMTQPPLSRQIQQIEESVGLALFERGSRPLRLTEAGRIFYTQARRLVDDADELAPLTRRLAQLAERIVIGFVPSTLYGALPAVIRAFREAAPHIELSLIEMFTIEQLGALKGGRIDVGFGRLRFDDAQLAREVLVEERMIAALPQNHPLARQKKALTLAALAGETLIVYPSTPRPSYADQQLSAMHDHALEPKAVHEVRELQTALGLVAAQVGVCLVPESVEGLRAHGVVYRPIPAANIASPIIMSRRLQDESPTTTLLCSLARELFKRG, encoded by the coding sequence ATGGAACTTCGCCAACTCCGCTACTTCATCGCGGTCGCGGAAGAGATGAACATCACGCGGGCGGCCACTCGTCTGCATATGACGCAGCCGCCGCTGAGCCGCCAGATCCAGCAGATCGAGGAAAGCGTCGGCCTCGCGCTGTTCGAGCGTGGTTCGCGGCCGTTGCGGCTGACCGAGGCCGGCCGCATTTTCTATACGCAAGCCAGGCGTCTGGTCGACGACGCCGACGAACTTGCTCCGCTCACGCGGCGTCTCGCGCAACTGGCCGAGCGGATCGTGATCGGCTTCGTGCCGTCGACGCTCTACGGCGCGCTGCCCGCGGTGATCCGCGCGTTTCGCGAGGCGGCGCCGCATATCGAGTTGTCGCTGATCGAAATGTTTACGATCGAGCAACTCGGCGCCCTCAAAGGCGGCCGTATCGACGTCGGTTTCGGCCGCCTGCGTTTCGACGATGCGCAACTGGCGCGCGAAGTGCTCGTCGAAGAACGGATGATTGCCGCATTGCCGCAAAACCACCCGCTCGCGCGCCAGAAGAAAGCGCTGACGCTTGCCGCACTCGCCGGGGAAACGCTGATCGTCTATCCGAGCACGCCGCGGCCGAGCTATGCCGACCAGCAGCTATCGGCGATGCACGACCATGCATTGGAGCCGAAAGCAGTTCATGAAGTGAGGGAGTTGCAAACCGCGCTCGGGCTGGTCGCGGCGCAGGTCGGCGTGTGTCTGGTGCCGGAAAGCGTAGAGGGTTTGCGCGCGCATGGCGTGGTGTACCGGCCGATTCCGGCAGCGAATATCGCGTCGCCGATCATCATGAGCCGACGCTTGCAGGATGAATCGCCGACTACTACTCTGCTGTGTTCGCTGGCGCGGGAGTTGTTCAAACGGGGTTGA
- a CDS encoding LysR family transcriptional regulator, which translates to MNSLDHVDLNLLRVFQAIVEERSLTRAGQRLALSQPAISYSLGRLRTLFDDPLFIRTRAGMQPTPIALELSGIVARALDTVREALRYAEHFDPAVSTRTFRLSLSDAGELAYLPPICEALHQQAPRVKLRIEPLPVEEIEDALRGSRLDFAIGNLPTLTARTRHQALFEETYVCMTRKRRGLPRTKELAMKAFLDASHVQITSVEHSHYALDDAFRAQGVGRHIALELPHFVALPSVLAVTDLFATLPRRLAQIFNRNGGFQLYELPVTLPMAAVTMHWHEHFDQDEGNVWLRNLMSDIVRRFDER; encoded by the coding sequence ATGAATTCACTGGACCACGTCGACCTCAATCTGCTGCGCGTTTTCCAGGCGATCGTCGAGGAACGCAGCCTGACGCGAGCCGGCCAGCGGCTTGCGCTGTCGCAGCCGGCGATCAGTTATTCGCTGGGCCGTTTGCGGACGCTGTTCGACGATCCACTCTTTATCCGCACGCGTGCCGGCATGCAGCCCACGCCGATCGCGCTCGAACTGTCGGGTATCGTCGCGCGGGCGCTGGATACGGTGCGTGAAGCGCTGCGTTATGCGGAGCACTTCGATCCCGCCGTGAGTACGCGCACGTTCCGGCTATCGCTGTCCGACGCGGGGGAATTGGCCTACCTGCCGCCGATTTGCGAGGCGTTGCACCAGCAGGCGCCGCGCGTGAAGTTGCGTATCGAGCCGCTGCCGGTGGAAGAAATCGAAGACGCGTTGCGCGGCAGCCGGCTCGATTTTGCAATCGGCAATCTGCCGACGTTGACCGCGCGCACGCGTCATCAAGCGCTGTTCGAAGAGACCTACGTCTGCATGACACGCAAACGGCGCGGCTTGCCGCGCACGAAAGAACTGGCCATGAAGGCGTTTCTGGACGCGTCGCACGTGCAGATCACGTCGGTCGAGCACAGCCACTATGCGCTCGACGATGCGTTTCGCGCACAAGGTGTGGGCAGGCATATTGCGCTCGAATTGCCGCATTTCGTGGCCTTGCCGAGCGTGCTGGCCGTGACCGATCTGTTCGCGACGCTGCCGCGGCGTCTTGCGCAGATTTTCAACCGGAATGGCGGGTTTCAGCTCTACGAGTTGCCGGTTACGTTGCCGATGGCGGCAGTCACGATGCATTGGCACGAGCATTTCGATCAGGACGAGGGCAACGTGTGGCTGCGCAATCTGATGAGCGATATCGTGCGGCGGTTTGATGAGCGTTGA
- a CDS encoding aromatic ring-hydroxylating oxygenase subunit alpha yields MSDSSYQTVDTSALYQRAQSDRVAPSLYYDPAVFETELERIFYKTWIWVAHESELPNPGDFRTTTIGRQPVIVVRDKSGAVNVLQNRCRHRGATVCEQHKGNAKGFTCPYHSWTYGLDGALRALPYGDGYEGVIDKTELPLASLRVGIYQGLIFASFNQEIEPLEDFLGGAKPWIDLFMKQGAGYPIKANGEHRFRFNGNWKIQLENTTDLYHFPVVHKSWMKSIDDETATAITSFMTSDEAFCRSLGNGHSLAVLVPELVDLDKDDGAPIPERFQELAATLGEKHTPDEVRRIVRSLMGVGFNLNLFPNLALSMAFFRVLRPISANETEIRHVALAMDGGPDEANRVRLRIHEHFQGPFGFGSPDDAEAWERVQRGSHAGPDLPILVNRGLNRESTAPNGEKTAHATDETGMREAYAQWRTMMEQA; encoded by the coding sequence ATGAGCGATTCCTCCTATCAGACCGTCGACACGAGCGCCTTGTACCAGCGCGCGCAGTCCGACCGCGTCGCCCCGTCGCTGTACTACGACCCGGCGGTTTTCGAAACCGAACTCGAGCGCATTTTCTACAAGACGTGGATCTGGGTCGCGCACGAAAGCGAACTGCCGAATCCCGGCGACTTTCGCACCACCACGATCGGCCGTCAGCCGGTGATCGTGGTACGCGACAAAAGCGGCGCCGTCAACGTGCTGCAAAACCGCTGCCGCCATCGCGGCGCGACGGTCTGCGAGCAGCACAAGGGCAACGCGAAAGGCTTCACGTGCCCGTATCACAGCTGGACCTATGGTCTCGACGGCGCCTTGCGCGCGCTACCTTATGGCGACGGTTACGAAGGCGTGATCGACAAGACCGAGTTGCCGCTAGCCAGCCTGCGCGTGGGCATCTATCAAGGTCTGATCTTCGCGAGCTTCAATCAGGAGATCGAGCCGCTCGAGGATTTCCTCGGCGGCGCCAAGCCGTGGATCGACCTGTTCATGAAGCAAGGCGCGGGCTATCCGATCAAGGCGAACGGCGAACATCGCTTCCGCTTTAACGGCAACTGGAAGATCCAGCTCGAAAACACCACCGACCTGTATCACTTCCCGGTTGTCCACAAGTCGTGGATGAAATCGATCGACGATGAAACCGCGACGGCCATCACGAGCTTCATGACGAGCGACGAAGCCTTCTGCCGCTCGCTCGGCAACGGCCATAGCCTCGCCGTGCTGGTGCCGGAGCTCGTCGACCTCGACAAGGACGACGGCGCCCCCATTCCAGAGCGTTTCCAGGAACTCGCCGCCACGCTCGGCGAAAAGCACACGCCCGACGAAGTGCGCCGCATTGTGCGTTCGCTGATGGGTGTCGGCTTCAACCTGAATCTGTTTCCGAACCTCGCACTCTCGATGGCGTTTTTCCGCGTGCTGCGGCCCATTTCCGCGAACGAGACGGAAATCCGCCACGTCGCTCTGGCAATGGACGGCGGCCCCGACGAAGCAAACCGCGTGCGTCTGCGCATTCACGAACATTTCCAGGGTCCGTTCGGTTTCGGCAGCCCGGACGATGCCGAAGCCTGGGAGCGCGTGCAGCGCGGCTCGCATGCCGGTCCCGATCTGCCGATCCTCGTGAACCGCGGACTGAATCGCGAAAGCACCGCGCCGAACGGCGAAAAGACCGCGCACGCCACCGATGAGACGGGCATGCGCGAAGCGTACGCGCAATGGCGCACGATGATGGAGCAAGCATGA